In one Janibacter cremeus genomic region, the following are encoded:
- a CDS encoding GntR family transcriptional regulator gives MAVRTLPRWRQISDDLLRRVKEGEFADGFPGELALATEYEASRGTIRRALGPLRDQGVVGRARGRQSYVINANRATGIGPMYSLRDAITAHGSQERSEVLAQELTTNATVAGALGLDPQTPFVHVTRVRYGDETPFALDRLWIIASLAAPLLEADLSETSVYAQLRSRCGVEFDAGVEYTRSIAATPEIAARLRVAEGSPLLTIRRKSCLAGQAAELRDTCAVGERVTLTHVFGDASAVLNCGGGDGRPVEIPWD, from the coding sequence GGGTGAAGGAGGGAGAGTTCGCCGACGGCTTCCCCGGGGAGCTGGCTCTGGCCACGGAGTACGAGGCCAGCCGCGGAACCATCCGTCGGGCGCTGGGACCGCTGCGCGACCAGGGCGTCGTCGGGCGCGCCCGGGGCCGGCAGTCCTACGTCATCAACGCCAACCGCGCCACCGGGATCGGCCCGATGTACAGCCTGCGTGACGCGATCACCGCCCACGGCAGTCAGGAGCGCTCCGAGGTCCTGGCCCAGGAGCTGACCACCAACGCCACGGTCGCCGGCGCCCTCGGGCTCGACCCGCAGACCCCCTTCGTGCACGTGACGCGGGTGCGGTACGGCGACGAGACCCCCTTCGCCCTGGACCGGCTGTGGATCATCGCCTCCCTGGCCGCCCCGCTGCTGGAGGCCGACCTGTCGGAGACCTCCGTCTACGCACAGCTGCGGTCCCGCTGCGGCGTGGAGTTCGACGCCGGCGTCGAGTACACCCGCTCCATCGCGGCGACCCCCGAGATCGCCGCGCGCCTGCGTGTGGCCGAGGGCAGCCCCCTCCTGACGATCCGCCGCAAGTCCTGCCTGGCCGGTCAGGCGGCCGAGCTGCGCGACACCTGCGCCGTCGGCGAGCGCGTCACCCTGACGCACGTCTTCGGCGACGCCTCCGCCGTCCTCAACTGCGGCGGGGGCGACGGGCGGCCCGTCGAGATCCCTTGGGACTGA
- a CDS encoding VOC family protein has protein sequence MTIRRMDNVGIVVEDLDAAVEFFAELGMELEGRAEVAGPWADRTVGLDGVRCAIAMMRTPDGHSRLELAKYLTPAAVPSRPSRPPHNTVGMHRVMFAVDDIHDTIERLRSHGGEVVDEVAQFEDAHLLCYVRGPDGILVGLAQEIG, from the coding sequence ATGACGATCCGACGCATGGACAACGTGGGCATCGTCGTCGAGGACCTCGACGCCGCAGTCGAGTTCTTCGCCGAGCTCGGCATGGAGCTGGAGGGGCGGGCCGAGGTGGCCGGGCCGTGGGCGGATCGCACCGTGGGGCTGGACGGCGTCCGTTGTGCCATCGCCATGATGAGGACGCCGGACGGCCACTCCCGCCTGGAGCTGGCGAAGTACCTCACGCCGGCGGCGGTGCCCTCCCGGCCCTCACGTCCGCCGCACAACACCGTCGGCATGCACCGCGTGATGTTCGCGGTCGACGACATCCACGACACGATCGAGCGACTGCGGTCGCACGGCGGCGAGGTGGTCGACGAGGTGGCGCAGTTCGAGGACGCCCACCTGCTGTGCTACGTGCGCGGTCCGGACGGGATCCTCGTCGGCCTGGCGCAGGAGATCGGCTGA
- a CDS encoding MFS transporter produces the protein MSSSAVGKVLGASLLTTVGSLPVFLLATQSVPLRRELGFGEQRFGIAVAAFFTAASLVAIFGGGVADRVGPRVSTMIAGALSGLGGVGVALLAHGWLTLVICMVVLGSANAAHQLTANLAMSRSIPAHRRGIGFGVKQSAVPVAIVLAGLAVPTMTTHLGWRSTFWLLGGVGTVVLLAGLLAPGPTRSTAASARRAGLDAPPVKALLVVTAAIALGSAAANSMGSFIASWGFEIGLTPSQAGGLMAAGSALNVIGRLLTGHLADRRHGRNLPVVAAQMAVGGVALLAVSLPGVASYVLASLVAFAIGWSWPGLFLFAVVRIGREAPAKASGYVQAGAFFGGATGPLLFGVAVDAFGYETSWRIAAVVFFMAATLVLLSRRMFLTDLAARPPRVQLGYGGGRSRPRWTTEDR, from the coding sequence ATGTCGTCGTCGGCGGTGGGGAAGGTCCTCGGGGCCAGCCTGCTGACCACCGTGGGGTCGTTGCCGGTCTTCCTGCTCGCGACCCAGTCGGTGCCCCTGCGGCGTGAGCTGGGGTTCGGGGAGCAGCGGTTCGGGATCGCCGTCGCCGCCTTCTTCACGGCTGCCTCCCTCGTGGCGATCTTCGGCGGGGGAGTCGCCGACCGGGTCGGCCCACGCGTGTCGACGATGATCGCCGGCGCGCTCTCGGGCCTCGGAGGAGTCGGGGTCGCCCTGCTCGCCCACGGCTGGCTGACCCTCGTCATCTGCATGGTCGTGCTGGGGTCCGCCAACGCAGCACACCAGCTGACGGCGAACCTGGCGATGTCCCGCAGCATCCCGGCGCACCGCCGTGGCATCGGTTTCGGGGTCAAGCAGTCCGCGGTCCCGGTGGCCATCGTCCTGGCCGGTCTGGCCGTGCCGACGATGACCACCCACCTCGGATGGCGCTCGACGTTCTGGCTGCTCGGTGGCGTCGGAACGGTCGTCCTCCTCGCGGGCCTGCTCGCACCCGGGCCGACCCGCTCGACGGCTGCGTCGGCACGGCGGGCCGGTCTGGACGCACCGCCGGTCAAGGCACTGCTGGTGGTGACGGCCGCGATCGCCCTGGGGAGCGCGGCCGCCAACTCGATGGGGTCCTTCATCGCGTCGTGGGGCTTCGAGATCGGGCTGACGCCCTCGCAGGCCGGCGGACTGATGGCCGCGGGCAGCGCGCTCAACGTGATCGGTCGCCTCCTGACCGGGCACCTCGCCGATCGCCGGCACGGGCGCAACCTGCCCGTGGTCGCCGCCCAGATGGCGGTCGGTGGGGTGGCGCTGCTCGCCGTCTCGCTCCCGGGCGTCGCCAGCTACGTCCTCGCGAGCCTCGTGGCGTTCGCCATCGGCTGGTCCTGGCCGGGACTGTTCCTCTTCGCCGTCGTCCGGATCGGCCGGGAGGCGCCGGCCAAGGCCTCCGGGTACGTCCAGGCGGGTGCCTTCTTCGGCGGGGCGACCGGGCCGCTGCTCTTCGGGGTGGCCGTGGACGCCTTCGGCTACGAGACGTCGTGGCGCATCGCGGCGGTCGTGTTCTTCATGGCCGCGACGCTGGTGCTGCTGTCGCGGCGGATGTTCCTCACCGACCTTGCTGCCCGCCCGCCGCGGGTGCAGCTGGGCTACGGCGGAGGGCGCAGCCGGCCGCGTTGGACGACCGAGGACCGGTAG
- a CDS encoding OsmC family peroxiredoxin — MTIADRSVTTTWEGSLDNGTGTLHGSSSGALDDQVVTWGSRTEAPGGKSSPEELVAAAHSSCFSMALALALGENGTPPNRLEVTSTVSLDEVDEKPTVTTSKIAATAVVDGIDEETFSKVVEAAAALCPISRLLTGAEITVDASLASG, encoded by the coding sequence ATGACGATCGCAGACCGTTCCGTCACGACCACCTGGGAGGGCTCGCTCGACAACGGGACCGGGACCCTCCACGGCTCCAGCAGCGGGGCCCTGGACGACCAGGTGGTCACGTGGGGCTCGCGCACCGAGGCGCCGGGTGGCAAGAGCAGCCCGGAGGAGCTCGTCGCGGCGGCCCACTCCTCGTGCTTCTCGATGGCCCTCGCCCTGGCACTGGGGGAGAACGGGACACCACCGAACCGTCTCGAGGTCACCTCGACCGTCTCCCTGGACGAGGTCGACGAGAAGCCGACGGTCACCACCTCGAAGATCGCCGCCACGGCGGTCGTCGACGGGATCGACGAGGAGACCTTCAGCAAGGTCGTCGAGGCAGCCGCGGCGCTGTGCCCGATCTCGCGGCTCCTCACGGGTGCGGAGATCACGGTGGACGCCTCGCTCGCGAGCGGGTGA
- a CDS encoding TraR/DksA family transcriptional regulator, with the protein MADPRAVLQEERRTTLERLTALTRDFAALVAASEGSNADDEHDPEGATIAFERSQVEAFARQARRHLEEIDAALERLDRGAYGTCEQCGRSIATARLEARPTARECIECA; encoded by the coding sequence ATGGCTGATCCCCGCGCGGTCCTCCAGGAGGAGCGTCGCACGACGCTCGAGCGACTCACCGCACTCACCCGGGACTTCGCCGCCCTCGTCGCGGCGAGCGAGGGGAGCAACGCCGACGACGAGCACGACCCGGAGGGCGCCACGATCGCCTTCGAGCGCTCGCAGGTGGAGGCCTTCGCCCGGCAGGCGCGACGGCACCTCGAGGAGATCGATGCCGCCCTCGAGCGACTCGACCGAGGTGCCTACGGCACGTGCGAGCAGTGCGGCCGCTCCATCGCGACGGCACGGCTCGAGGCGAGACCCACGGCACGGGAGTGCATCGAGTGCGCATGA
- a CDS encoding oxygenase MpaB family protein, with translation MRVWPVGWMSWPREGGKMATERRFAITDAARRRLLTTAGSAASGIRRRAGEAVRAKVAGPEADAAHARIWDTPGPRWFSPSDPIWRVHSDASMFVAGITALLLQSLHPSAMAGVAGHSGYRGDPWGRLQRTSHYLATTTFGTIEHAEEAIAAVRGVHERVRGKDDEGRPYRADDPHLLRWVHIAEAWSFLTAHQRHGTDPLTPEEADTYVAQSAVSATALGATDLPMTVAALDAALDAARPELRATPAARDAADFLLREPPLPRAARPVYRLLALGAVDLLPGWARDELDLPAPTGAGTAGAVGTRLVRWSLAALDQESADIDTRAHPRADR, from the coding sequence GTGAGGGTCTGGCCGGTCGGCTGGATGTCCTGGCCACGGGAGGGCGGCAAGATGGCGACCGAGAGACGTTTCGCGATCACGGACGCGGCCCGCAGGCGGCTGCTGACGACCGCCGGGTCGGCGGCCTCGGGGATCCGCCGCCGGGCGGGGGAGGCCGTGCGCGCAAAGGTCGCCGGCCCGGAGGCGGACGCCGCCCACGCACGGATCTGGGACACCCCCGGGCCGCGATGGTTCTCCCCGTCCGACCCGATCTGGCGGGTGCACAGCGATGCCTCGATGTTCGTCGCCGGGATCACCGCGCTGCTCCTGCAGTCGCTGCATCCCTCGGCGATGGCCGGCGTCGCCGGGCACAGCGGGTACCGCGGCGATCCCTGGGGACGACTGCAGCGCACCAGCCACTACCTCGCGACGACGACGTTCGGCACCATCGAGCACGCGGAGGAGGCGATCGCCGCAGTGCGCGGCGTGCACGAGCGGGTCCGCGGGAAGGACGACGAGGGACGCCCCTACCGCGCCGACGACCCGCACCTGCTGCGGTGGGTCCACATCGCCGAGGCGTGGTCCTTCCTCACCGCGCACCAGCGCCACGGCACCGACCCACTCACCCCCGAGGAGGCCGACACCTACGTGGCGCAGAGCGCGGTCTCGGCGACCGCGCTCGGCGCCACGGATCTCCCGATGACCGTCGCCGCGCTCGACGCGGCACTGGACGCGGCGCGTCCCGAGCTGCGGGCGACACCCGCAGCCCGGGACGCTGCCGACTTCCTCCTGCGCGAGCCGCCCCTGCCTCGAGCGGCCCGGCCCGTCTACCGGCTCCTCGCGCTCGGCGCGGTGGACCTGCTGCCCGGATGGGCACGCGACGAGCTCGACCTGCCGGCGCCGACGGGCGCTGGCACGGCGGGCGCGGTGGGGACGCGTCTGGTGCGCTGGAGCCTGGCCGCCCTGGATCAGGAGAGCGCGGACATCGACACCCGCGCACACCCACGCGCCGACCGCTGA
- a CDS encoding MBL fold metallo-hydrolase yields MILTQYYLSCLSHGSYLIADEGSRKAVVVDPRRDISDYLADAKEHDLDIVGVINTHVHADFVAGHLELAAATGAWIGYGPTAAERAEFDVRTLTGGDRIELGDEVVLEILETPGHTWESISVLVLEQGSPHAVLTGDSLFIGGVGRPDLVVSDGSTPQSLAEAMYSTLHSVLLPLPDDTRVMPAHGAGSSCGRGLSDELESNIGAQRATNPFAAQMPVEDFVGMVTTGQPSAPAYFQVDAALNLRQRELLDPDEPVVPFTPTEVRAAIEGGAVVVDTRSPEDFAVQHLAGSVNIGLDGRFAETAGMVLDHEAEILVLAEPGRQGEAALRLGRIGFDGVVGYVDGSTAAFAEMPDLVTSVERVEVDAMDDLADETVVLDVRNAGEREDGQLIPEAVHIPLAELARRHDELPSDRPVLVHCAGGWRSSVAASLLRSQGHTDVTDLVGGYAAWAEKAPARV; encoded by the coding sequence ATGATCCTCACGCAGTACTACCTGAGCTGCCTGTCGCACGGCTCGTACCTCATCGCCGACGAGGGCAGCCGCAAGGCCGTCGTCGTCGACCCGCGTCGCGACATCAGCGACTACCTCGCCGACGCCAAGGAGCACGACCTCGACATCGTGGGTGTCATCAACACCCACGTGCACGCGGACTTCGTCGCGGGCCACCTGGAGCTGGCCGCGGCGACCGGTGCCTGGATCGGGTACGGCCCCACCGCGGCCGAGCGCGCCGAGTTCGACGTGCGCACCCTGACCGGTGGCGACCGCATCGAGCTGGGCGACGAGGTCGTCCTCGAGATCCTCGAGACCCCAGGCCACACCTGGGAGTCGATCAGCGTGCTCGTGCTCGAGCAGGGCAGCCCCCACGCGGTGCTGACCGGTGACTCGCTCTTCATCGGCGGCGTCGGTCGTCCCGATCTGGTCGTCTCCGACGGGTCCACCCCGCAGTCGCTGGCCGAGGCCATGTACAGCACGCTGCACAGCGTGCTGCTCCCCCTGCCGGATGACACCCGCGTGATGCCGGCCCACGGCGCGGGCTCCTCGTGCGGCCGTGGCCTCTCCGACGAGCTCGAGTCGAACATCGGCGCCCAGCGCGCCACCAACCCCTTCGCCGCGCAGATGCCGGTGGAGGACTTCGTCGGCATGGTCACCACCGGCCAGCCTTCCGCGCCGGCCTACTTCCAGGTCGACGCCGCGCTCAACCTGCGCCAGCGGGAGCTCCTCGACCCGGACGAGCCCGTCGTGCCCTTCACCCCGACCGAGGTGCGCGCCGCCATCGAGGGTGGGGCCGTCGTGGTCGACACCCGCTCGCCGGAGGACTTCGCCGTCCAGCACCTCGCGGGCTCGGTCAACATCGGCCTCGACGGTCGCTTCGCCGAGACCGCCGGGATGGTCCTGGACCACGAGGCGGAGATCCTGGTTCTCGCCGAGCCCGGCCGCCAGGGCGAGGCCGCCCTGCGCCTGGGGCGCATCGGCTTCGACGGCGTGGTCGGCTACGTGGACGGCTCCACTGCCGCCTTCGCCGAGATGCCCGACCTGGTGACCTCCGTGGAGCGGGTCGAGGTGGACGCGATGGATGATCTCGCCGACGAGACCGTCGTGCTCGACGTGCGCAACGCCGGCGAGCGCGAGGACGGGCAGCTCATCCCCGAGGCCGTGCACATCCCGCTGGCCGAGCTGGCGCGCCGCCACGACGAGCTGCCGAGCGACCGGCCGGTGCTGGTGCACTGCGCCGGTGGGTGGCGCTCGTCGGTTGCCGCAAGCCTCCTGCGCTCGCAGGGGCACACGGACGTGACCGACCTGGTCGGTGGCTACGCCGCCTGGGCGGAGAAGGCCCCGGCTCGCGTCTGA
- a CDS encoding rhodanese-like domain-containing protein, translated as MTTDTTTRPATLDTAQVREWMAGPTAPRLIDVRTPGEFADVHIPGSYNVPLDLLEEHRRELAEHLDDDVVLVCRSGGRACRAEGALASVGLPNLHVLDGGITSWENAGGDVVRGEGTWDLERQVRLVAGSVVLAGIVASTLVPQAKWISAGIGAGLTGAALTDTCAMGMLLSKLPHNRRDTPDPETVFAQLRDGRN; from the coding sequence TTGACCACCGACACGACCACCCGACCCGCCACCCTCGACACCGCCCAGGTGCGCGAGTGGATGGCCGGACCGACGGCCCCCCGACTCATCGATGTGCGCACCCCCGGCGAGTTCGCCGACGTGCACATCCCCGGCTCCTACAACGTGCCGCTGGACCTCCTCGAGGAGCACCGCCGTGAGCTCGCCGAGCACCTCGACGACGACGTCGTCCTGGTCTGCCGCTCCGGTGGCCGCGCCTGCCGGGCCGAGGGCGCGCTCGCCTCGGTCGGCCTGCCCAACCTGCACGTCCTCGACGGTGGCATCACCTCGTGGGAGAACGCCGGCGGAGACGTCGTCCGCGGTGAGGGCACGTGGGACCTCGAACGACAGGTCCGCCTCGTCGCCGGCTCGGTCGTCCTCGCCGGAATCGTCGCGAGCACTCTCGTCCCGCAGGCCAAGTGGATCTCCGCCGGGATCGGCGCCGGCCTCACCGGCGCGGCCCTGACCGACACCTGTGCCATGGGGATGCTGCTGTCCAAGCTCCCCCACAACCGCCGCGACACGCCCGACCCCGAGACGGTCTTCGCGCAGCTGCGCGACGGCCGCAACTGA
- a CDS encoding pyridoxamine 5'-phosphate oxidase family protein, with amino-acid sequence MTATNDVEHLSVDECWSLLRTATVGRLAVIVGDHPEIFPINYVVDHGTAVFRTGEGSKVQGALSGTSVALESDGYDPETGRVWSVVVKGRARTIAEIDDVMDTVDLPLSPWQAGDKGRFIRITPGEVTGRRFPIADPSTWQTMPEGFRRASTE; translated from the coding sequence ATGACCGCGACCAATGACGTCGAGCACCTCTCGGTGGACGAGTGCTGGTCCCTGTTGCGTACGGCCACGGTCGGCCGCCTGGCCGTGATCGTGGGCGACCACCCGGAGATCTTCCCGATCAACTACGTGGTCGACCACGGCACCGCGGTCTTCCGCACGGGCGAAGGGAGCAAGGTCCAGGGCGCGCTGTCCGGCACCTCCGTCGCCCTGGAGTCGGACGGCTACGACCCCGAGACCGGCCGGGTCTGGAGCGTGGTGGTCAAGGGGCGGGCGCGCACCATCGCCGAGATCGATGACGTGATGGACACCGTCGACCTCCCCCTCTCCCCCTGGCAGGCCGGCGACAAGGGCCGGTTCATCCGCATCACGCCCGGGGAGGTGACGGGGCGACGCTTCCCGATCGCCGACCCGAGCACGTGGCAGACCATGCCCGAGGGCTTCCGGCGCGCGTCGACGGAGTAG